A region from the Chelmon rostratus isolate fCheRos1 chromosome 6, fCheRos1.pri, whole genome shotgun sequence genome encodes:
- the adck2 gene encoding uncharacterized aarF domain-containing protein kinase 2 gives MMTMLAFGARAVLLNLRYTFQKAGSFTRTRLIQTSRTYFLKRGQILTQIPRVTLLCLGAVSASPCTAKCQEAILPSRTAERKSLAKVQVHKVVFLLRLTLRALVLLLKFGPLLLLSPLALMSTRCASCWLDALLWVTETSGPTFIKLGQWASTRRDIFPQEFCERFSMLHRKVRPHSWAHTKLCLRRAFGEGWRRVLKFESKEPVGSGCVAQVYRGWARADQVEDPAFQSLVDEMEKEDLLEAWEIPGLGGVASSLWKLWMGRREEEGCEESSAEKGHLIPVAIKVIHPGIRRQVEMDLLLMKAGSWLLHCLPGFKWLSLYEVVEEFEKLMTKQIDLRFEAENIERFQNNFRNVDYVKFPTPLRPFVTRTILVETFEESEPISTYLSSDVPQKVKQRIARMGIDTMLKMVFVDNFVHGDLHPGNILVQCLGPLPDHADSIGISGAAHGKTTLTDLWDTVVVSVRPDPCPLQLVLLDAGIVAQLSNYDLANLKAVFTAVVLRQGERVAELILHHARANECQDVPQFKKEMAQLVDRALSNTFSLGKVQVGDLLSRVFGLLIKHKVKLESNFASIVFAVMVLEGLGRSLDPNLDILDLVKPLLLKNCASQI, from the exons ATGATGACCATGTTGGCCTTTGGAGCAAGAGCAGTCCTCCTCAACCTGAGGTACACTTTCCAGAAAGCCGGCTCCTTCACCAGAACCAGACTCATCCAGACCTCGCGGACATATTTTCTTAAAAGAGGGCAGATTTTAACCCAGATACCCAGGGTTACACTGCTATGTTTGGGTGCAGTCAGTGCATCACCCTGTACGGCCAAATGTCAGGAAGCAATTCTTCCATCCCGAACCGCTGAGAGAAAGTCTCTAGCCAAAGTCCAAGTGCACAAAGTTGTATTTCTCCTCCGCCTCACCCTTCGTGCATTGGTGCTGCTCCTCAAGTTTGgcccccttctcctcctctcccccttgGCTCTGATGTCCACTCGCTGCGCGTCTTGCTGGTTGGACGCCCTCCTGTGGGTGACTGAAACATCTGGGCCCACTTTCATCAAGCTGGGTCAGTGGGCCAGCACCAGGCGGGACATCTTTCCTCAGGAGTTCTGTGAACGCTTCTCCATGCTCCACAGAAAAGTACGCCCCCACTCCTGGGCCCACACCAAGCTGTGTCTCCGGAGGGCTTTCGGGGAGGGCTGGAGGAGGGTTTTAAAGTTTGAGAGCAAAGAGCCTGTGGGGTCGGGATGCGTGGCCCAGGTGTACAGAGGCTGGGCAAGGGCGGACCAGGTGGAGGACCCAGCCTTCCAGTCGCTGGTGGACGAGATGGAGAAAGAAGACTTGCTGGAAGCTTGGGAGATCCCTGGTCTGGGAGGAGTGGCCAGCTCCCTGTGGAAGCTCTggatggggaggagggaggaggagggctgtgAGGAGAGCAGTGCAGAGAAGGGGCATCTGATACCTGTGGCTATCAAG GTGATCCATCCAGGCATCAGGAGGCAGGTGGAGATGGACCTTCTGCTGATGAAAGCGGGCAGTTGGCTCCTGCATTGCCTGCCTGGATTCAAATGGCTCAGTCTGTATGAGGTTGTTGAGGAGTTTGAGAAGCTCATGACCAAACAG ATTGATCTGCGCTTTGAGGCTGAGAACATCGAGCGTTTCCAGAATAATTTCCGCAACGTGGATTATGTCAAGTTCCCAACACCCTTACGACCTTTCGTCACCAGGACAATTTTAGTGGAGACTTTTGAA GAGAGCGAGCCCATATCCACCTACCTGAGCTCCGACGTTCCTCAGAAGGTGAAGCAGAGAATAGCCAGGATGGGAATAGACACAATGCTGAAGATG GTATTTGTGGACAACTTTGTGCATGGGGATCTCCATCCCGGGAACATTCTGGTCCAGTGTTTGGGACCTCTTCCTGACCACGCTGACAGTATTGGTATCTCAGGGGCGGCCCATGGTAAGACCACCCTCACTGACTTGTGGGATACAGTGGTGGTCAGCGTCAGGCCAGACCCGTGCCCCCTCCAGTTGGTGCTGCTGGACGCTGGCATCGTAGCCCAGCTCAGCAACTATGATCTTGCCAACTTGAAGGCTGTCTTCACGGCTGTGGTTCTGCGTCAG GGTGAGCGAGTGGCAGAGCTGATCCTTCATCACGCTCGGGCCAATGAGTGCCAAGACGTGCCACAGTTTAAGAAGGAGATGGCCCAGCTGGTGGACCGTGCCCTCAGCAACACCTTCTCTCTGGGAAAG GTCCAAGTAGGTGACTTGCTCTCTAGAGTCTTTGGTCTACTCATCAAACACAAG GTGAAGCTGGAGAGTAATTTCGCCTCCATTGTGTTTGCCGTCATGGTGCTGGAGGGCCTGGGCAGGTCTCTCGATCCAAACTTGGACATCCTGGATTTGGTTAAACCCCTACTGCTGAAGAACTGTGCCTCAcagatttaa